A part of Pseudomonas sp. HR96 genomic DNA contains:
- a CDS encoding dienelactone hydrolase, which yields MTRSCTYLIVSSALLLFLGLFSVQIEAAPHPNWSVGYHELTFNDPLDGQPMRALAFYPSNAREHVSSLEGYSIEATEDARIAIGRYPMLMLSHGNAGTPLALHDLITSLTRKGFVVVAVFHPGDNYKDHSRLGALSNLYGRPMQISAAITAALGDSTLSPFVDAKQVGVIGYSAGGETALILSGAQPDLQRLRRYCAEQPQDMDACKTQGELVADREDLTAAADPRVHALLLMAPLSLMFGRHTLSEVHVPTLIYSGDRDQLLLLDKNAGALARKLPNHPELRLIAGGGHFVFMAPCTDAQKLAVPGLCNDPGEVDRAAVHRSLITDAGRFFDHTLVIDGHAGMQTANQ from the coding sequence ATGACGCGTTCATGCACTTACCTGATCGTCAGCAGCGCACTGCTTCTCTTCCTGGGCTTGTTTTCGGTGCAGATCGAGGCCGCGCCGCACCCAAACTGGAGCGTTGGCTACCACGAGCTGACCTTCAACGACCCACTGGATGGCCAGCCCATGCGTGCTTTGGCTTTCTACCCGTCGAACGCCCGTGAACACGTCAGCAGCCTGGAAGGCTACAGCATCGAGGCCACCGAAGATGCGCGCATCGCCATCGGTCGCTACCCCATGCTGATGCTCTCGCACGGCAACGCTGGCACCCCCCTGGCCCTGCATGACCTGATCACCTCCCTGACCCGCAAGGGTTTTGTCGTGGTCGCCGTGTTTCACCCTGGCGACAACTACAAGGACCACAGCCGCCTGGGCGCCTTGAGCAATCTGTATGGCCGGCCGATGCAGATTTCCGCCGCCATCACCGCCGCCCTCGGCGATTCGACCCTGTCACCGTTCGTGGACGCCAAGCAGGTGGGCGTGATCGGCTATTCGGCCGGTGGCGAGACCGCGCTGATCCTCTCTGGCGCGCAGCCTGACCTGCAGCGCCTGCGCCGCTATTGCGCCGAGCAACCCCAGGACATGGACGCCTGCAAGACCCAGGGCGAACTGGTGGCCGACCGCGAGGACCTTACTGCCGCAGCCGACCCCCGCGTGCACGCCTTGCTGCTGATGGCCCCGCTGAGCTTGATGTTCGGCCGACATACCCTGAGCGAAGTCCACGTGCCGACGCTGATCTACAGCGGTGACCGCGACCAGTTGCTGCTGCTCGACAAGAACGCTGGCGCCCTGGCGCGCAAACTGCCCAATCATCCGGAACTGCGCCTGATCGCCGGCGGAGGCCATTTCGTCTTCATGGCGCCGTGCACCGACGCGCAGAAGCTGGCCGTGCCGGGACTGTGCAATGACCCGGGTGAAGTCGACCGGGCAGCGGTGCACCGTAGTCTGATCACCGACGCCGGGCGTTTCTTCGACCATACCCTGGTCATCGATGGCCACGCCGGCATGCAGACCGCCAATCAGTAG
- a CDS encoding FMN-dependent NADH-azoreductase: MKLLHLDSSILGDHSASRQLSAAVVKAWQVAEPGIQVTYRDLAADALAHFSAATLAAAGTAEESRTAEQQAEVQRNSAVMAEFLAADAVVIGAPMYNFAISTQLKAWIDRICVAGVTFRYTENGPEGLCAGKKVIVVSTAGGLHAGQPTNVGHEDYLKLLFGFIGVTDLEFVRAQGLAYGPEVRAKALEDAQQVIDEQLFSVA; encoded by the coding sequence ATGAAACTCTTGCACCTCGATTCCAGCATCCTCGGCGATCATTCCGCTTCACGTCAGCTCAGTGCTGCGGTGGTCAAGGCCTGGCAGGTTGCCGAGCCCGGCATCCAGGTCACCTACCGTGACCTGGCCGCCGATGCACTGGCCCATTTCAGCGCCGCCACCCTGGCTGCAGCCGGTACTGCCGAAGAGTCGCGCACCGCCGAGCAGCAGGCCGAAGTGCAGCGCAACTCGGCGGTCATGGCTGAATTTCTTGCCGCTGACGCCGTCGTGATCGGCGCACCGATGTACAACTTCGCCATTTCCACCCAGCTCAAGGCCTGGATTGACCGTATCTGCGTGGCTGGCGTGACCTTCCGCTACACCGAAAACGGCCCCGAAGGCCTGTGCGCCGGCAAGAAGGTCATCGTGGTTTCCACTGCCGGTGGTCTGCACGCCGGCCAGCCGACGAACGTCGGTCATGAAGATTACCTCAAGCTGCTGTTCGGCTTCATCGGCGTGACCGACCTGGAATTTGTCCGCGCCCAGGGCCTGGCCTATGGCCCGGAAGTCCGCGCCAAAGCCCTCGAAGACGCCCAGCAAGTGATCGACGAGCAGCTCTTCAGCGTCGCCTGA
- a CDS encoding LysR substrate-binding domain-containing protein → MQDLNDLYYFAKVVEAQGFAAAGRLLGVPKSRLSRRIAELEERLGARLLQRTTRRLQLTSVGERYLQHCQAMLLEAEMADEVVASLATEPRGRLRVSCPVGMAHEFLPDVISSFLAAYPLVQLDMVLLNRRVDLIGEGIDVALRVREPGDEDPNLVTRRLREAQTILVATPGFTRAQRIETPEDLCHLPVLGALEADRLVHLRMLDGQGNRRDLALEARLGIEDFVVRKAAALAGLGFTVLPRLHCEHELASGELVRLLPDWSLPGGWVQAVYPHRRGVLPAVRAWIDHLVASFEHCGERLI, encoded by the coding sequence ATGCAAGACCTCAACGACCTCTACTATTTTGCCAAGGTCGTCGAAGCCCAAGGCTTCGCCGCCGCCGGCCGCCTGCTGGGCGTACCCAAGTCGCGCCTGTCGCGGCGCATCGCCGAGCTGGAAGAACGCCTCGGCGCGCGGCTGCTGCAGCGCACTACGCGCCGATTGCAGCTGACCAGCGTTGGCGAGCGCTACCTGCAGCACTGCCAGGCCATGCTGCTGGAAGCCGAGATGGCCGACGAGGTGGTGGCCAGCCTCGCTACCGAACCGCGCGGGCGGCTGCGGGTCTCCTGCCCGGTCGGCATGGCCCACGAATTTCTGCCCGACGTCATCAGCAGCTTTCTCGCTGCCTATCCGCTGGTGCAGCTGGACATGGTGCTGCTCAACCGCCGCGTCGACCTGATCGGCGAGGGCATCGACGTGGCCCTGCGCGTGCGCGAACCGGGCGATGAAGACCCCAACCTGGTGACCCGGCGCCTGCGCGAGGCGCAGACTATCCTGGTCGCCACCCCAGGGTTCACTCGGGCCCAGCGTATCGAAACCCCGGAAGACCTCTGCCACCTGCCGGTGCTGGGCGCATTGGAGGCCGACCGCCTGGTGCACCTGCGCATGCTCGATGGCCAGGGCAACCGCCGCGACCTGGCACTTGAAGCACGGCTGGGCATCGAGGATTTCGTCGTGCGCAAGGCGGCAGCGCTCGCGGGCCTGGGTTTCACGGTATTGCCCCGGCTGCATTGCGAACACGAGCTGGCCAGCGGTGAGCTGGTTCGCCTGTTGCCCGACTGGTCGCTGCCCGGTGGCTGGGTACAGGCGGTGTACCCGCATCGGCGCGGCGTGCTGCCTGCGGTGCGGGCATGGATCGATCACCTGGTGGCGTCGTTCGAGCATTGCGGGGAGCGTTTGATATGA
- a CDS encoding MmcQ/YjbR family DNA-binding protein produces MTEEQIARFCLALPGAREDYKWGGVRVFSVAGNKMFAVFGMTADSLAFKVDQALFLGYVDRPGVRPAPYLARAHWVSVTAPYALGDVELRDLLKRSHQLVVRRLPKKLQPGLLLD; encoded by the coding sequence ATGACCGAAGAACAGATAGCGCGGTTCTGCCTGGCCTTGCCGGGTGCGCGCGAGGACTACAAATGGGGCGGCGTGCGAGTGTTCTCGGTGGCCGGGAACAAGATGTTCGCGGTGTTCGGCATGACTGCCGACAGTCTGGCTTTCAAGGTCGACCAGGCGCTGTTTCTCGGCTACGTAGATCGGCCTGGCGTGCGCCCCGCGCCATATCTGGCGCGAGCGCATTGGGTCAGTGTGACGGCGCCCTATGCGCTGGGCGACGTGGAGCTGCGCGATCTGCTCAAGCGCTCGCACCAACTGGTGGTGCGGCGCCTGCCGAAGAAACTGCAACCCGGGCTGTTGCTCGACTGA
- a CDS encoding undecaprenyl-diphosphate phosphatase, protein MDLWTAFQALILGIVEGLTEFLPISSTGHQIIVADLINFGGERAAAFNIIIQLGAILAVVWEFRVKILEIVTGLPTQRNAQRFTVNLLIAFLPAVVLGVIFADKIHEYLFNPITVAVALVLGGFVMLWAEKRQHTVRVEHVDDMRWHDALKIGCAQCLAMIPGTSRSGSTIIGGLIFGLSRKAATEFSFFLAMPTMVGAAVYSAYKYKDAFKMADVPVIAIGFVTAFVFAMIAVRSLLKFIANHSYAVFAWYRIVFGLIILATWKFGWVDWSQVQG, encoded by the coding sequence ATGGATCTATGGACCGCCTTTCAGGCACTCATTCTCGGTATCGTCGAGGGGCTCACGGAGTTCCTGCCGATTTCCAGCACCGGTCACCAGATCATCGTCGCCGACCTGATCAACTTCGGCGGTGAGCGGGCAGCGGCCTTCAACATCATCATCCAGCTCGGCGCCATTCTGGCGGTGGTCTGGGAATTCCGGGTCAAGATCCTCGAAATCGTCACCGGCCTGCCGACCCAGCGCAACGCCCAGCGCTTCACCGTCAACCTGCTGATCGCGTTCCTGCCGGCGGTGGTCCTCGGGGTGATCTTTGCCGACAAGATCCACGAATACCTGTTCAACCCGATCACCGTGGCCGTGGCCCTGGTTCTGGGCGGTTTCGTCATGCTCTGGGCCGAGAAGCGCCAGCACACGGTGCGCGTCGAGCACGTCGACGACATGCGCTGGCACGACGCCTTGAAGATCGGCTGCGCCCAGTGCCTGGCCATGATCCCCGGCACCTCGCGCTCCGGTTCGACCATCATCGGCGGGCTGATCTTCGGCCTGTCGCGCAAGGCGGCCACCGAGTTCTCGTTCTTCCTGGCCATGCCGACCATGGTCGGCGCGGCGGTGTACTCGGCGTACAAGTACAAGGACGCGTTCAAGATGGCTGACGTGCCGGTGATCGCCATCGGCTTCGTCACCGCGTTCGTGTTCGCCATGATCGCCGTGCGCAGCCTGCTCAAGTTCATCGCCAACCACAGCTATGCGGTGTTCGCCTGGTACCGCATCGTGTTCGGCCTGATCATCCTGGCCACCTGGAAATTCGGCTGGGTGGACTGGAGCCAGGTGCAGGGCTGA
- a CDS encoding vWA domain-containing protein: MGRTAAADSGPGAPSRSAELAKKALSIRPPAAPGADARPRSGELTGGNQGRSAAAGQGRIDWLATLFGGRPQARTDLRWQQRRAAPQELWLVIVDASASTRRHGALAEAKGVLAQLFDQAYRQRARLALLTASGERPGWQCHGLKASKGLQQWLRELGAGGGTPLLAALEQARGWLRRRRRQLPAEAQRCLVLTDGRLKELQSLHPLGCPTLLIDIEKGPIRLGRARQLALQLGAEYVPVGELPAAPGQAGTAVFQEGMALQ, encoded by the coding sequence GTGGGGCGCACTGCCGCCGCAGACAGTGGCCCAGGGGCCCCGTCGCGAAGTGCCGAGCTGGCCAAAAAAGCCCTGAGCATCCGCCCGCCCGCCGCCCCGGGGGCGGATGCCAGGCCGCGCAGCGGCGAGTTGACCGGGGGCAACCAGGGCCGCAGCGCGGCCGCCGGGCAGGGCCGTATCGACTGGTTGGCGACCTTGTTCGGTGGCCGTCCGCAGGCACGCACCGACCTGCGCTGGCAGCAGCGCCGCGCCGCGCCCCAGGAGCTCTGGCTGGTGATTGTCGACGCTTCCGCTTCGACCCGTCGCCACGGCGCCCTGGCCGAGGCCAAGGGCGTGCTTGCGCAATTGTTCGATCAGGCCTACCGGCAACGGGCGCGCCTGGCATTGCTCACCGCCAGCGGCGAGCGGCCGGGCTGGCAGTGCCATGGGCTGAAGGCATCAAAAGGTCTGCAGCAATGGCTGCGCGAGTTGGGCGCGGGGGGCGGCACACCCTTGCTCGCGGCGCTCGAGCAGGCGCGCGGCTGGCTGCGGCGTCGGCGGCGCCAGTTGCCCGCCGAAGCGCAGCGCTGCCTGGTGCTGACCGATGGCCGACTCAAGGAACTGCAGTCCTTGCACCCGCTGGGTTGCCCGACCCTGCTCATCGACATCGAGAAGGGACCTATCCGTCTGGGGCGGGCCCGACAGCTGGCGCTGCAGTTAGGCGCCGAGTACGTGCCGGTCGGCGAGTTGCCAGCCGCGCCGGGTCAGGCCGGCACGGCGGTGTTTCAGGAAGGCATGGCGCTTCAGTAG
- a CDS encoding ATP-binding protein translates to MTQVHFPLAAVVGGDALKLALCLTAVDPKIGGVLIEGPRGMAKSTLARGLADLMPGGQFVTLPLGASEERLTGSLDLDAALGQGRAQFSPGVLARADGGVLYVDEVNLLPDHLVDLLLDVAASGVNRVERDGLSHSHAARFVLVGTMNPEEGELRPQLLDRFGLNVALDGQPVPAERGQIIRRRLAFDSDPQAFAAQWQAAQQALREQCVAARTRLAAIELDDRSVQAITERCHAAGVDGLRADLVWLRAARAHAAWRGGARIESEDIEAVAEFALRHRRRHAPEPPPASAPAAPPAPQDRSEGLQGGQGEWGALPPQTVAQGPRREVPSWPKKP, encoded by the coding sequence ATGACCCAAGTGCACTTCCCCCTGGCGGCCGTGGTCGGCGGCGACGCGCTCAAGCTGGCGCTGTGCCTGACCGCAGTGGACCCGAAGATCGGCGGCGTGCTGATCGAAGGCCCGCGTGGCATGGCCAAGAGTACCCTGGCGCGCGGCCTGGCTGACTTGATGCCGGGTGGCCAGTTCGTCACCCTGCCGCTGGGCGCCAGCGAAGAGCGCCTGACCGGCAGCCTGGACCTCGACGCCGCGCTTGGCCAGGGGCGTGCGCAGTTCTCCCCCGGAGTGCTCGCCAGGGCCGACGGCGGGGTACTCTACGTCGATGAAGTCAACCTGCTGCCCGACCATCTGGTCGACCTGCTGCTGGACGTCGCGGCCAGCGGGGTCAACCGGGTCGAGCGCGACGGCCTGTCCCACAGCCATGCCGCGCGCTTCGTGCTGGTCGGCACCATGAACCCGGAGGAGGGCGAACTGCGCCCGCAGCTGCTCGATCGCTTCGGCCTCAACGTCGCCCTCGACGGGCAGCCGGTGCCGGCCGAGCGCGGCCAGATCATCCGCCGCCGGCTGGCCTTCGACAGCGACCCACAGGCCTTCGCCGCGCAATGGCAGGCAGCGCAACAGGCCCTGCGCGAGCAGTGCGTGGCGGCGCGCACGCGCCTGGCCGCGATCGAGCTGGACGACCGCAGCGTGCAGGCGATTACCGAGCGCTGCCACGCCGCCGGTGTCGACGGCCTGCGCGCCGACCTGGTCTGGCTGCGTGCAGCGCGCGCCCACGCCGCCTGGCGCGGTGGCGCGCGGATCGAATCCGAGGATATCGAAGCGGTCGCCGAATTTGCCTTGCGTCACCGGCGGCGCCACGCGCCTGAGCCCCCGCCGGCCTCTGCGCCGGCCGCGCCACCGGCGCCGCAGGACAGGTCCGAGGGACTGCAAGGCGGGCAGGGCGAGTGGGGCGCACTGCCGCCGCAGACAGTGGCCCAGGGGCCCCGTCGCGAAGTGCCGAGCTGGCCAAAAAAGCCCTGA
- the cobN gene encoding cobaltochelatase subunit CobN: MHLLRTQPGGFVPDDSIADLGQTPAELVILCSGDSHLALLAETAQQLPPGFPSLRLANPMQVQNHASVDLYVDQVLRHAKLIVLSLHGGLGYWRYGVEQLLKLAEGGVQLIMVPGDDRPDPELGALGTVPAEQAERVWHFLRQGGKANAQSLLHCLASTWLGADYPWAEPQTLPRTVLYHPHRATATLADWQQDWLPGAPVAAVLIYRSHLQAANTAFIDVFCQRLQAAGLNPLPVAVASLKEAGCLSQVEQWLDEVEAAVIVNTTGFAQSSPETPHLRPFRRDIPVIQAICAQDNRAGWEASEQGLGSRDLAMHIALPELDGRIISRAISFKDLAWRSERSQSDVVCYRPHVERMDFVAELARRWAELARLGNADKRVALILANYPTRDGRIGNGVGLDTPAAALNILAALQARGYPVADLPASGTALIGALLGGVSNDLDSLDQRPCAQSMAMDDYLAAFGRLPLVNQQAVRERWGEPSSDPMCRGGRMMIAGLRLGLTFVGIQPARGYQLDPSAVYHDPDLVPPHGYLAFYFWLRHVYGADALIHVGKHGNLEWLPGKGVGLSEQCWPDALLGPLPNIYPFIVNDPGEGAQAKRRTQAVIIDHLMPPLTRAETYGPLRDLELLADEYYDAQLLDPRRARELQGDILKLVRETRIDQELQLDSQADAAVWLPRLDTYLCDLKESQIRDGLHIFGESPGGRLRIDTLLALLRIPRGDGRGAGQSLLRVLAKAFDLGFDPLDCVLGEPYAGPQPEALGQVSEQPWRTLGDSRERLELYAARLIESALQGHDAAVHGEEVEAVLHALRDTVAPRLDACGPAEMAGLLAALGGRFVPAGPSGAPSRGRLDVLPTGRNFFSVDVRNLPTTTAWRIGFASANLILERHLQDHGDHLRQLGLSVWGTATMRTGGDDIAQAMALMGVRPVWATGSQRVDDFEILPVSLLDRPRVDVTLRISGFFRDAFGNLLRLFDAAVQAVAALDEPDDLNPLAARVREERAQLLASGVAADAAARQAGWRIFGAKPGAYGAGVQGAIDGRLWQTREDLAEVYLNWGGYAYGASDEGTPARADFARRLGQVQAVVHNQDNREHDLLDSNDYYQFQGGMLAAVETLAGGPAASYHGDHSQPDVPRIRTLKEELNRVVRARAGNPKWIAGVKRHGYKGAFELAATVDNLFAFDATTHLIDDHQYALLAEAYLLDADTREFIQQHNPHALRDIAERLLEAQQRGLWAEPGDYRQAVEDVLLDCEEES; this comes from the coding sequence GTGCACCTGCTGCGGACCCAGCCGGGCGGCTTCGTGCCCGACGACAGCATCGCCGACCTGGGCCAGACCCCGGCCGAGCTGGTGATTCTCTGCAGCGGTGATTCGCACCTGGCCCTGCTGGCGGAAACGGCCCAGCAGCTGCCGCCAGGCTTTCCCAGCCTGCGCCTGGCCAACCCCATGCAGGTGCAGAACCACGCTTCGGTGGACCTGTACGTCGACCAGGTACTGCGCCATGCCAAGCTCATCGTGCTGTCGCTGCACGGCGGTCTCGGCTACTGGCGCTACGGCGTCGAACAACTGCTCAAGCTCGCCGAGGGTGGCGTGCAACTGATCATGGTGCCCGGCGACGACCGCCCCGACCCCGAGCTCGGCGCGCTGGGCACGGTGCCTGCCGAGCAGGCCGAGCGCGTCTGGCATTTCCTGCGCCAGGGTGGCAAGGCCAACGCGCAGTCCCTGCTGCACTGCCTGGCCAGCACCTGGCTGGGCGCCGACTACCCCTGGGCCGAGCCGCAGACGCTGCCGCGCACGGTCCTCTATCACCCGCACCGGGCCACGGCGACGCTCGCCGACTGGCAGCAGGACTGGCTGCCCGGCGCTCCGGTGGCCGCCGTGCTGATCTACCGCTCGCACCTGCAGGCGGCCAACACGGCCTTCATCGATGTGTTCTGCCAGCGCCTGCAGGCGGCGGGGCTCAACCCACTGCCGGTGGCGGTGGCCAGCCTCAAGGAGGCGGGCTGCCTGAGCCAGGTCGAGCAGTGGCTGGACGAGGTCGAGGCGGCGGTGATCGTCAATACCACCGGATTCGCCCAGTCCAGCCCGGAGACGCCGCACCTGCGGCCGTTTCGCCGCGACATCCCGGTGATCCAGGCCATCTGCGCCCAGGACAACAGGGCCGGCTGGGAAGCCAGCGAACAAGGCCTGGGCTCACGCGACCTGGCCATGCACATCGCTCTGCCGGAGCTGGACGGGCGCATCATCAGCCGCGCCATCAGTTTCAAGGACCTGGCCTGGCGCAGCGAGCGCAGCCAATCGGATGTGGTGTGTTACCGGCCCCACGTCGAGCGCATGGATTTCGTCGCCGAACTGGCGCGGCGCTGGGCCGAACTGGCGCGCCTGGGCAATGCCGACAAGCGCGTGGCGCTGATTCTCGCCAACTACCCGACCCGCGACGGACGCATCGGCAACGGTGTCGGCCTGGACACCCCGGCCGCCGCCCTGAACATTCTTGCCGCCTTGCAGGCCCGTGGCTACCCGGTGGCCGACCTGCCGGCCAGCGGCACCGCGCTGATCGGCGCACTGCTGGGCGGGGTCAGCAATGACCTGGACAGCCTCGACCAGCGCCCCTGTGCGCAGAGCATGGCCATGGACGACTACCTGGCCGCCTTCGGCCGCCTGCCTCTGGTCAACCAACAGGCGGTGCGCGAGCGCTGGGGCGAGCCGTCCAGCGATCCGATGTGCCGGGGCGGGCGCATGATGATCGCCGGGCTGCGCCTGGGCCTGACCTTCGTCGGCATCCAGCCGGCCCGGGGCTACCAGCTGGACCCCAGCGCGGTCTACCACGACCCCGACCTGGTCCCGCCCCACGGCTACCTGGCGTTCTATTTCTGGCTGCGGCATGTCTACGGCGCCGACGCGCTGATCCACGTCGGCAAGCACGGCAACCTCGAGTGGCTGCCCGGCAAGGGCGTCGGCCTCAGCGAACAGTGCTGGCCGGACGCGCTGCTTGGCCCGCTGCCGAACATCTACCCGTTCATCGTCAACGATCCCGGTGAGGGCGCCCAGGCCAAGCGGCGCACCCAGGCGGTGATCATCGACCATTTGATGCCGCCGCTGACCCGCGCCGAAACCTACGGGCCGCTGCGCGACCTCGAGCTGCTCGCCGACGAGTACTACGACGCGCAGTTGCTCGACCCGCGCCGCGCACGGGAACTGCAGGGCGACATCCTCAAGCTGGTGCGCGAAACCCGCATCGACCAGGAACTGCAACTCGACAGCCAGGCCGACGCCGCCGTGTGGTTGCCGCGCCTGGACACCTACCTGTGCGATCTCAAGGAGTCGCAGATCCGCGACGGCCTGCACATCTTCGGTGAATCGCCGGGCGGGCGCCTGCGCATCGACACGCTGCTGGCCTTGCTGCGCATTCCGCGGGGTGACGGTCGCGGCGCCGGGCAGAGCCTGCTGCGGGTGCTGGCCAAGGCCTTCGACCTGGGCTTCGACCCGCTCGACTGCGTGCTCGGCGAGCCCTATGCCGGGCCGCAGCCCGAGGCCTTGGGCCAGGTCAGCGAGCAGCCCTGGCGGACCCTGGGCGACAGCCGCGAGCGCCTTGAGCTGTACGCCGCACGGTTGATCGAGTCGGCCCTGCAAGGCCATGACGCAGCCGTGCACGGCGAGGAAGTCGAGGCGGTGCTGCACGCCCTGCGCGACACCGTGGCACCGCGCCTGGACGCCTGCGGCCCTGCCGAGATGGCCGGCCTGCTCGCCGCGCTCGGCGGGCGCTTCGTGCCGGCCGGCCCCAGTGGAGCGCCCAGCCGTGGCCGACTCGACGTGCTGCCCACCGGGCGCAACTTCTTTTCGGTGGACGTGCGCAATCTGCCCACCACCACCGCCTGGCGCATCGGCTTTGCCTCGGCCAACCTGATCCTGGAGCGGCACCTGCAAGACCATGGCGACCACCTGCGCCAGCTCGGCCTCTCGGTGTGGGGCACGGCGACCATGCGCACCGGTGGCGACGACATCGCCCAGGCCATGGCGCTGATGGGTGTGCGCCCGGTGTGGGCCACCGGCAGCCAGCGCGTCGACGACTTCGAGATATTGCCCGTCAGCCTGCTGGACCGCCCGCGTGTGGACGTGACCTTGCGCATCTCCGGCTTTTTCCGCGACGCGTTCGGCAACCTGCTGCGGCTCTTCGATGCAGCGGTGCAGGCCGTGGCCGCGCTGGACGAGCCCGACGATCTCAACCCGCTGGCCGCCCGGGTGCGCGAGGAGCGCGCCCAGCTGCTGGCCAGTGGCGTGGCCGCCGACGCCGCCGCTCGCCAGGCGGGCTGGCGGATCTTCGGCGCCAAGCCCGGCGCCTATGGCGCGGGTGTACAGGGCGCCATCGACGGCCGCCTGTGGCAGACCCGCGAAGACCTGGCCGAGGTCTATCTGAACTGGGGCGGCTATGCCTATGGCGCCAGCGATGAAGGCACGCCGGCCCGCGCCGACTTCGCCCGGCGCCTTGGCCAGGTGCAGGCGGTGGTGCATAACCAGGACAATCGCGAGCATGACCTGCTCGATTCCAACGACTATTACCAGTTCCAGGGCGGCATGCTCGCCGCCGTGGAAACCCTCGCCGGCGGCCCGGCCGCCAGCTACCACGGCGACCATAGCCAGCCCGACGTGCCGCGCATCCGTACCCTCAAGGAAGAGCTCAACCGCGTGGTGCGCGCCCGCGCCGGCAACCCCAAGTGGATTGCCGGGGTCAAGCGCCATGGCTACAAGGGCGCGTTCGAGCTGGCGGCCACGGTCGACAACCTGTTCGCCTTCGACGCCACCACGCACCTGATCGACGACCATCAATACGCCTTGCTCGCCGAGGCCTACCTGCTGGACGCCGACACCCGCGAATTCATCCAGCAGCACAACCCCCATGCCCTGCGCGACATCGCCGAACGCCTGCTCGAGGCCCAGCAGCGTGGCCTGTGGGCCGAGCCCGGGGACTACCGCCAGGCCGTCGAAGACGTGCTGCTGGACTGTGAAGAAGAGAGCTGA
- the cobW gene encoding cobalamin biosynthesis protein CobW: MKTLAKLPVTIVTGFLGSGKTTLLRHMLDNAQGRRIAVIVNEFGELGIDGDILKQCSIGCTEEEANGRVYELANGCLCCTVQEEFFPVMRELVARRGELDHILIETSGLALPKPLVQAFQWPEIRSACTVDAVITVVDSPAVAAGTFAAFPEQVDAQRKLDPNLDHESPLHELFADQLASADLVILNKADLIDADALAAVRAEVSEELPPAVKVIEASNGRLPLDVLIGLGAESEEHIDGRRTHHDHHEGDDHDDHDHDAFDSISIELPQAPQALLLSALNALVVKHGILRVKGFAAIPGKPMRLLIQGVGTRFDQHFDRAWASGEARTTRLVLIGQELDASLLETQLRTALTA, translated from the coding sequence ATGAAAACCCTGGCCAAACTTCCCGTCACCATCGTTACCGGCTTTCTGGGCTCGGGCAAGACCACCTTGCTGCGGCACATGCTCGACAATGCCCAGGGCCGGCGCATCGCAGTGATCGTCAACGAGTTCGGCGAACTGGGCATCGACGGCGACATTCTCAAGCAGTGCAGCATCGGCTGCACGGAAGAGGAAGCCAACGGCCGCGTCTACGAACTGGCCAACGGTTGCCTGTGCTGTACCGTGCAGGAAGAGTTCTTTCCGGTGATGCGCGAGCTGGTCGCACGGCGTGGCGAGCTTGACCACATCCTTATCGAAACCAGCGGGCTGGCGCTGCCCAAACCGCTGGTGCAGGCTTTCCAGTGGCCGGAAATCCGCAGCGCCTGCACCGTCGACGCGGTGATCACCGTAGTCGACAGCCCGGCGGTGGCTGCGGGCACCTTCGCCGCCTTCCCCGAGCAGGTCGACGCCCAGCGCAAGCTCGACCCCAACCTGGACCACGAGTCGCCCCTGCACGAGCTGTTCGCCGACCAGTTGGCCAGCGCCGACCTGGTGATCCTCAACAAGGCCGACCTGATCGACGCCGACGCCCTGGCTGCGGTGCGCGCCGAGGTCAGCGAGGAATTGCCGCCGGCGGTCAAGGTGATCGAAGCGAGCAACGGGCGCCTGCCGCTGGACGTGCTGATCGGCCTGGGCGCCGAGTCCGAGGAGCATATCGACGGCCGCCGCACCCACCACGATCACCACGAAGGCGACGACCACGACGATCACGACCACGACGCCTTCGACTCCATTTCCATCGAACTGCCCCAGGCGCCCCAGGCGCTGCTGCTCAGCGCCCTCAACGCCCTGGTGGTCAAGCACGGCATCCTGCGGGTCAAAGGCTTTGCGGCCATCCCCGGCAAGCCGATGCGCCTGTTGATCCAGGGCGTGGGCACGCGTTTCGACCAGCATTTCGATCGCGCCTGGGCCAGCGGCGAAGCGCGCACTACGCGCCTGGTGCTGATCGGCCAGGAGCTCGACGCCAGCCTGCTGGAAACCCAGCTGCGCACCGCGCTGACGGCCTGA
- a CDS encoding cobalamin biosynthesis protein translates to MPCPPAPRLFLGLGCRRGCAAEHVAALLDQVLVAHGLQREQIAGLASIDLKAGEPGLLALAGQLGLALQLYPAARLLACSARLSQRSARVFAASGCYGVAESAALTLADALGPPPSRLLVTRQTSAMASLAIAITR, encoded by the coding sequence ATGCCCTGCCCTCCTGCCCCACGCCTGTTCCTCGGCCTGGGTTGCCGCCGCGGCTGCGCTGCCGAGCACGTGGCCGCGCTGCTTGATCAGGTCCTCGTCGCCCACGGGCTGCAGCGTGAGCAGATCGCAGGGCTTGCCAGCATCGACCTCAAGGCCGGCGAACCCGGCCTGCTGGCGTTGGCCGGCCAACTGGGCCTGGCGCTGCAGCTGTACCCCGCCGCCCGGTTGCTGGCTTGCAGCGCGCGCCTGAGTCAACGCAGCGCGAGGGTGTTTGCCGCAAGCGGCTGCTACGGGGTGGCCGAAAGCGCCGCACTGACCCTGGCCGATGCATTGGGCCCGCCGCCGTCGCGGCTGCTGGTGACGCGCCAGACCAGCGCGATGGCCAGCCTGGCCATTGCCATTACTCGTTGA